From the genome of Anopheles moucheti chromosome 3, idAnoMoucSN_F20_07, whole genome shotgun sequence, one region includes:
- the LOC128303821 gene encoding nedd8-activating enzyme E1 catalytic subunit encodes MEVASQNNDHLNKRWNHLRKILERSGPFCHPNFAASSETLEFLLNTCKILVIGAGGLGCELLKDLALMGFRDIHVIDMDTIELSNLNRQFLFRRADIGKSKAQCAAAFINGRVPGCVVTPHFCKIQDFDSAFYRQFHIIVCGLDSIVARRWINGMLISMLEYEEDGSVDETSIIPLIDGGTEGFKGNARVILPGMTACIDCTLDLFPPQINYPLCTIANTPRLPEHCIEYVKIIQWPKETPFGVDIALDGDDPQHVTWVYEKAQERANSFNITGLSYRLVQGVLKNIIPAVASTNAVIAAACATEVFKLASSCCEPLNNYMVFNDVDGIYTYTYEAEKRSDCLACSQIPRPVEVNDPNGMTLQDLIQHLCDNPEFQMKSPGLTAVLEGKNKTLYMGTVKSIEEATKGNLTLSLNELGLKDGQEIMVADITTPNTILIKLKFQPNEVEMS; translated from the exons ATGGAAGTTGCTTCGCAGAATAACGATCACTTGAATAAGCGATGGAATCATTTGCGCAAAATCCTCGAACGGTCTGGTCCATTCTGCCATCCCAACTTCGCCGCCTCGTCGGAAACTTTGGAATTTTTGTTAAACACTTGCAAAATTCTCGTAATTG GCGCTGGAGGGTTAGGATGTGAACTTTTGAAAGATCTGGCATTAATGGGGTTCCGTGATATTCACGTAATCGATATGGATACGATCGAGCTGTCGAATCTGAATCGTCAGTTCTTATTCCGGCGAGCGGATATCGGCAAATCGAAGGCACAATGTGCAGCAGCTTTCATCAATGGACGTGTCCCGGGGTGTGTCGTTACACCGCATTTTTGCAAAATTCAGGACTTTGATTCAGCCTTTTATCGGCAGTTTCATATCATTGTGTGTGGATTGGATTCAATTGTTGCTCGTCGGTGGATCAACGGTATGTTGATATCGATGCTAGAATATGAAGAAGATGGTTCAGTGGATGAGACCTCCATCATTCCTCTGATTGATGGTGGTACGGAAGGCTTCAAAGGAAATGCTCGTGTGATCCTGCCCGGGATGACGGCCTGCATAGATTGTACGCTGGATCTGTTCCCTCCGCAGATAAACTATCCTCTATGCACAATTGCCAACACACCAAGATTACCTGAGCACTGCATCGAGTACGTGAAGATTATCCAATGGCCAAAGGAAACTCCATTCGGTGTGGACATCGCCCTCGACGGCGATGATCCGCAACACGTCACTTGGGTGTACGAGAAGGCACAAGAAAGGGCAAATAGCTTCAACATAACAGGACTGTCGTATCGTTTAGTGCAGGGTGTGCTGAAAAATATTATACCGGCAGTGGCCAGCACCAATGCTGTTATAGCGGCGGCCTGTGCTACGGAAGTGTTCAAGCTAGCTTCGAGCTGTTGCGAACCGTTAAACAACTACATGGTGTTCAATGATGTGGACGGAATCTACACCTATACGTACGAGGCGGAAAAACGCTCGGATTGTTTGGCGTGCAGCCAAATACCAAGACCGGTGGAGGTTAACGATCCAAATGGAATGACATTGCAGGATCTGATTCAGCACCTGTGTGACAATCCGGAATTTCAAATGAAAAGTCCAGGATTGACCGCGGTGCTGgaaggcaaaaacaaaacactgtaCATGGGCACGGTGAAGAGCATTGAGGAAGCAACGAAGGGAAACTTAACGCTATCTCTCAACGAGCTTGGACTGAAGGATGGGCAGGAAATAATGGTTGCCGATATCACCACACCGAATACGATCCTTATTAAGCTCAAATTTCAACCGAATGAGGTGGAAATGTCTTGA
- the LOC128303232 gene encoding vitellogenin-3-like yields MGKRSIVLFVLIACVCTPQVHSFDFGGLFKTTGDVAKVAAKTAKGVAESIPQIFSPQQLLEFSKQSIIGLPAEAIAATINQICSVALLSNATASENSVNITDMNYILMTEDNNVTIPLLESDDLWKNELFNKSYDTVILVTGWTSNVNEPNRAIDTIYNAYKARGGYNFVVIDTAEYVDTLYTWSAFNTNDLGQGLADGLKGLIKYVPLEKIHLIGHSLGAHIVGAAGRYFQYKTNKTIPRITGLDPANPCFNEGESLSGIQRGDADFVDIIHTNAKVLGKRDPIGDADFYPNGVVSVQPGCIDPSCSHKRAWELYAETVYPETEKSLLAVKCNSLLSLTTGGCIGNPVPLGFACPKTVKGNFFLKTNDKSPFALAS; encoded by the exons ATGGGCAAGCGGTCGATCGTGTTGTTCGTGCTGATCGCATGTGTTTGCACTCCTCAAGTGCATTCGTTCGATTTTGGCGGGCTGTTCAAAACGACCGGTGACGTCGCCAAGGTGGCAGCCAAAACGGCGAAGGGTGTGGCCGAGAGCATACCGCAAATTTTTTCGCCGCAGCAGCTGCTGGAGTTTAGTAAGCAGTCGATCATTGGCCTCCCGGCGGAAGCGATTGCTGCCACGATTAATCAAATAT GCTCTGTTGCGCTGCTGTCGAATGCGACCGCATCCGAGAATTCGGTCAACATAACCGACATGAACTACATCCTGATGACCGAAGACAACAATGTGACGATACCACTGTTGGAGTCGGATGATCTGTGGAAGAATGAGCTTTTCAATAAATCGTACGATACGGTCATTTTGGTGACCGGATGGACGTCGAACGTGAACGAACCGAATCGGGCCATCGATACGATCTACAACGCGTATAAGGCACGTGGCGGTTACAACTTCGTGGTGATAGATACAGCCGAGTATGTGGACACGCTCTACACCTGGTCCGCGTTCAACACGAACGATCTTGGCCAAGGTTTGGCGGATGGGTTGAAGGGATTGATCAAATACGTGCCGCTGGAGAAGATTCACCTGATAG GCCACAGTTTGGGTGCACACATCGTTGGTGCTGCTGGAAGATACTTCCaatacaaaacgaacaaaacgatTCCCCGAATTACGGGACTGGATCCAGCAAATCCTTGCTTCAATGAAGGAGAATCACTGAGTGGCATACAGCGCGGTGATGCCGATTTTGTGGACATCATTCACACCAACGCCAAGGTGTTGGGCAAGCGTGATCCGATAGGTGATGCAGATTTCTATCCCAACGG CGTTGTCTCTGTCCAACCCGGATGCATAGATCCGTCGT GTTCTCATAAGCGCGCCTGGGAGCTGTATGCTGAGACGGTGTATCCTGAAACCGAAAAGAGTCTGCTGGCCGTGAAGTGCAATTCCCTGCTTTCGCTCACTACTGGTGGCTGTATTGGGAATCCGGTCCCTCTTGGCTTTGCCTGTCCCAAAACGGTCAAAGGAAACTTTTTTCTGAAGACAAACGACAAATCACCGTTCGCTTTAGCTTCGTAA
- the LOC128304327 gene encoding uncharacterized protein LOC128304327 isoform X2 translates to MDANRIEPKSNPANVKSKRRDPNKPFYPRKSTSNTDRKRIVKAYLNGALAKNISDMLGVKLSTVYGIVKHYRRTGRVVASERGGNHKKLLSDDAVNSIRNWLEEDCTQSLQQLTDKVWDQYHVREAAKFKDFETTDSMEASQSADDSVAANEYAVFFKEEYLSSSDVDEQCSDGIDIGETVLTHTSGWEQIVEPIKSEDDVAAVNNINESYSTEHEPILDKDISAEELLNPIAANQPNVKHIATHLSSKQQPTANESHLQVSAKTTETCTFTMQMLDEPQIMKTVTVSMPKIQSATDHSIESPVKVEKAPDTCTHCTCFHQLVAEQKKMIAIMSTFEQKIVDGIQQVQETLMNKLKDIEHSVKDKKQ, encoded by the exons ATGGATGCAAATCGGATCGAACCCAAATCGAATCCTGCTAATGTTAAGTCGAAAAGAAGAGatccaaacaaaccattttatCCGAGAAAATCTACAAGCAATACGGATAGAAAGCGCATTGTGAAGGCATATTTGAATGGTGCCTTGGCAAAAAACATTAGCGACATGCTCGGCGTCAAACTAAGCACTGTTTATGGTATCGTGAAGCATTATAGGAGAACGGGACGAGTCGTAGCATCTGAGCGTGGTGGCAACCACAAAAAATTATTATCCGACGATGCGGTAAACAGCATCCGAAATTGGCTGGAGGAAGATTGTACCCAGTCGCTACAGCAACTGACCGACAAAGTGTGGGATCAGTATCACGTACGC GAAGCAGCCAAATTTAAGGATTTTGAAACTACTGACTCAATGGAAGCATCACAGAGCGCCGACGATTCTGTCGCAGCAAACGAATATGCAGTATTTTTCAAAGAGGAGTACCTCAGTTCCAGCGACGTCGATGAACAATGTTCGGACGGTATCGACATTGGAGAAACCGTGCTTACGCACACCAGCGGTTGGGAGCAAATTGTTGAACCAATCAAATCTGAAGACGATGTAGCAGCTGTAAATAACATAAACGAATCATATTCAACTGAGCACGAACCAATTCTGGATAAGGACATAAGTGCAGAAGAGCTATTG AATCCAATTGCCGCTAATCAACCTAACGTCAAGCACATCGCCACTCATTTATCAAGCAAGCAACAGCCAACCGCCAATGAATCGCACCTTCAAGTCAGCGCTAAAACCACAGAAACATGTACTTTTACCATGCAAATGTTAGATGAACCACAAATAATGAAAACGGTAACCGTATCCATGCCCAAGATTCAGTCGGCAACTGACCACTCGATCGAAAGTCCAGTAAAAGTAGAAAAGGCACCAGATACATGCACACACTGCACTTGTTTCCACCAGCTTGTAGCCGAGCAAAAGAAGATGATTGCCATAATGTCCACCTTCGAACAAAAAATTGTTGACGGAATCCAGCAGGTGCAAGAAACTTTGATGAACAAGCTCAAAGATATTGAGCATAGTGTGAAAGATAAAAAACAATGA
- the LOC128304327 gene encoding uncharacterized protein LOC128304327 isoform X1 has product MDANRIEPKSNPANVKSKRRDPNKPFYPRKSTSNTDRKRIVKAYLNGALAKNISDMLGVKLSTVYGIVKHYRRTGRVVASERGGNHKKLLSDDAVNSIRNWLEEDCTQSLQQLTDKVWDQYHVRVSKTTVAREIKTLRATLKRRMLIQEAAKFKDFETTDSMEASQSADDSVAANEYAVFFKEEYLSSSDVDEQCSDGIDIGETVLTHTSGWEQIVEPIKSEDDVAAVNNINESYSTEHEPILDKDISAEELLNPIAANQPNVKHIATHLSSKQQPTANESHLQVSAKTTETCTFTMQMLDEPQIMKTVTVSMPKIQSATDHSIESPVKVEKAPDTCTHCTCFHQLVAEQKKMIAIMSTFEQKIVDGIQQVQETLMNKLKDIEHSVKDKKQ; this is encoded by the exons ATGGATGCAAATCGGATCGAACCCAAATCGAATCCTGCTAATGTTAAGTCGAAAAGAAGAGatccaaacaaaccattttatCCGAGAAAATCTACAAGCAATACGGATAGAAAGCGCATTGTGAAGGCATATTTGAATGGTGCCTTGGCAAAAAACATTAGCGACATGCTCGGCGTCAAACTAAGCACTGTTTATGGTATCGTGAAGCATTATAGGAGAACGGGACGAGTCGTAGCATCTGAGCGTGGTGGCAACCACAAAAAATTATTATCCGACGATGCGGTAAACAGCATCCGAAATTGGCTGGAGGAAGATTGTACCCAGTCGCTACAGCAACTGACCGACAAAGTGTGGGATCAGTATCACGTACGCGTGAGTAAAACGACAGTTGCGCGTGAGATTAAAACACTGAGAGCCACATTGAAACGCCGGATGCTTATTCAGGAAGCAGCCAAATTTAAGGATTTTGAAACTACTGACTCAATGGAAGCATCACAGAGCGCCGACGATTCTGTCGCAGCAAACGAATATGCAGTATTTTTCAAAGAGGAGTACCTCAGTTCCAGCGACGTCGATGAACAATGTTCGGACGGTATCGACATTGGAGAAACCGTGCTTACGCACACCAGCGGTTGGGAGCAAATTGTTGAACCAATCAAATCTGAAGACGATGTAGCAGCTGTAAATAACATAAACGAATCATATTCAACTGAGCACGAACCAATTCTGGATAAGGACATAAGTGCAGAAGAGCTATTG AATCCAATTGCCGCTAATCAACCTAACGTCAAGCACATCGCCACTCATTTATCAAGCAAGCAACAGCCAACCGCCAATGAATCGCACCTTCAAGTCAGCGCTAAAACCACAGAAACATGTACTTTTACCATGCAAATGTTAGATGAACCACAAATAATGAAAACGGTAACCGTATCCATGCCCAAGATTCAGTCGGCAACTGACCACTCGATCGAAAGTCCAGTAAAAGTAGAAAAGGCACCAGATACATGCACACACTGCACTTGTTTCCACCAGCTTGTAGCCGAGCAAAAGAAGATGATTGCCATAATGTCCACCTTCGAACAAAAAATTGTTGACGGAATCCAGCAGGTGCAAGAAACTTTGATGAACAAGCTCAAAGATATTGAGCATAGTGTGAAAGATAAAAAACAATGA
- the LOC128304494 gene encoding uncharacterized protein LOC128304494: protein MNYYYKEDAAHPRIEFVKVEPNDSEHDVISDEEMEDPKMIQRISKFAPKARTQQNPIKKITRVQYYNRNNRGLTTRKFRATAPAYNNDTVKRSKKMSIPMSQAKAIALIKKIKKESCIWDSTSEDYRNRENKGKAWNRVAAHTGFPVEIVRAKWTSILGSFRSYNSRYKKGLFPEGKPRWYAFDLLNFLSNEIEESAEEMGDFELSYVCADAIKEDYEEPEIPQRAEEQIMPQLPQNRMECLKEVLFPEAAPTIENRISENNVPNERSEPSCNEEILRIVRSMSKVLNKMANIGMPVDYGRYVNQHLKGYDDEIRRKTVKGIMDLIMAADEEMSRKYHDRSQITDVNTAKSHKKYHNV, encoded by the exons ATGAATTACTACTATAAGGAAGATGCCGCACATCCTAGAATAGAGTTTGTGAAAGTAGAACCAAACGATTCTGAACACGATGTTATTAGTGATGAAGAAATGGAAGATCCAAAAATGATACAACGGATCAGTAAATTTGCTCCAAAAGCTCGTACACAACAGAATCCGATAAAAAAGATCACACGTGTACAGTATTATAATAGAAACAATCGTG GTTTGACGACTAGGAAGTTCAGGGCAACAGCTCCTGCGTACAATAATGATACTGTAAAACGGTCAAAGAAAATG TCTATTCCAATGTCACAAGCGAAAGCTAttgctttaattaaaaaaattaaaaaggaGTCTTGTATCTGGGACAGCACAAGTGAGGATTACAGAAATAGAGAAAATAAAGGCAAAGCCTGGAATCGTGTTGCTGCTCATACTGGGTTTCCAGTAGAAATTGTACGAGCCAAATGGACTTCAATTCTTGGGTCTTTTCGATCATACAATTCAAGATATAAAAAAGGCCTATTTCCTG AGGGAAAACCTAGATGGTATGCTTTCGATTTGTTAAACTTTTTGAGCAATGAAATAGAGGAGTCTGCAGAAGAAATGGGTGATTTTGAG CTTTCTTACGTATGTGCCGATGCCATAAAAGAGGATTATGAAGAACCCGAAATACCTCAAAGAGCAGAAGAACAAATCATGCCTCAATTGCCGCAAAATAGAATGGAATGCCTGAAAGAAGTCTTGTTCCCGGAGGCTGCACCCACTATTGAGAATAGAATTTCGGAAAACAACGTTCCAAACGAACGTTCTGAACCTTCGTGCAACGAAGAAATACTAAGAATTGTGCGCTCCATGTCGAAAGTATTAAACAAGATGGCTAACATTGGAATGCCGGTTGACTATGGACGTTACGTTAATCAGCACCTGAAAGGATACGACGATGAAATTCGACGGAAAACAGTGAAAGGGATTATGGATCTGATCATGGCAGCAGATGAAGAAATGTCTAGAAAGTATCACGATCGTTCGCAAATAACGGATGTTAATACTGCAAAGTCGCATAAAAAGTACCATAATGTGTAA